In the genome of Nonlabens sp. MB-3u-79, one region contains:
- a CDS encoding glycosyltransferase family 2 protein, with translation MIYLLYHNGMAITRGYEGLPIVEAIYKCAQSNPDDYLLVHEKTADIDTFKKALQELNHQAYFFSNYNHTHEDFGYVEDGPFLNINKKVRYPTWLKGTAIVCVHAKLVHMTIATHSSVKNYLYWLNSIGRLSRPLGVLNYQIPTAIQNEEFKEKDLYRFVKQHYKTSWVFILFLCHLWYEKRFPISSFIKALFYKKKHLKIQIQELQKNREVDTTINFDYDVVIPTMGRPNYLKQVMEDLNEQRFTPNKLIIIEQNADINATSALDFMEEKRWHFEIIHEFTSITGACRARNRAISLSNASWILLFDDDLRVQDDFSDKILGFINERKEKCITFSCLQKGEQERQHTFKQWESFGSGCSIVHREIVERCKFDMALEHGYGEDVDYGMQIRQAGYDVIYAPQIQLLHLKAPVGGFRKPHLFPWQEDEVQPKPSPQIMYHRKKNYTAKQLLGYKVTLFIKFYKDYSIKNPISYYKYFKKAWNKSMYWSQKLAPDAKV, from the coding sequence ATGATTTACCTGCTTTATCATAACGGCATGGCCATTACTAGGGGTTATGAAGGTCTACCAATAGTGGAGGCCATTTATAAATGTGCTCAATCAAATCCTGATGATTATTTGTTGGTTCATGAGAAAACAGCAGACATTGATACATTCAAAAAAGCTTTACAAGAATTAAATCACCAGGCCTATTTCTTTTCTAATTACAACCATACACATGAAGATTTTGGATATGTAGAGGATGGACCTTTTTTAAATATCAATAAAAAAGTTAGGTATCCGACTTGGCTAAAAGGGACAGCGATTGTGTGCGTACATGCAAAGCTAGTTCACATGACTATAGCTACTCATTCTTCGGTAAAGAACTATTTATACTGGTTAAATTCCATTGGTAGATTGTCCAGACCTTTAGGTGTTTTAAATTATCAAATTCCTACAGCCATTCAAAATGAAGAGTTTAAAGAGAAAGACCTTTATAGGTTTGTAAAGCAGCATTATAAAACTAGCTGGGTTTTTATTTTATTCTTGTGTCATTTGTGGTATGAGAAGCGATTTCCTATAAGCTCTTTTATTAAAGCGCTTTTTTACAAAAAGAAACACTTGAAAATTCAGATTCAGGAGTTGCAAAAAAATAGAGAAGTTGATACAACTATAAATTTTGATTACGATGTAGTAATTCCTACTATGGGTAGACCTAATTATTTAAAACAGGTGATGGAAGATTTAAATGAGCAAAGGTTCACACCTAATAAGCTCATTATCATCGAACAAAATGCTGATATCAACGCAACAAGTGCATTAGACTTTATGGAAGAAAAGCGATGGCACTTTGAAATTATTCACGAATTCACTTCTATTACGGGAGCCTGTCGTGCTCGCAACAGAGCAATATCGCTAAGCAATGCCAGCTGGATATTGTTATTTGATGACGACCTGCGTGTTCAAGATGATTTTTCTGATAAAATACTAGGCTTCATTAATGAACGTAAAGAGAAGTGCATTACCTTTTCTTGTTTGCAAAAAGGGGAACAAGAAAGACAGCATACATTTAAGCAATGGGAATCTTTCGGCTCAGGCTGTTCTATTGTTCATAGAGAAATAGTAGAGCGATGTAAATTTGATATGGCTCTGGAACACGGTTATGGAGAAGATGTAGATTATGGCATGCAAATACGTCAAGCTGGCTATGATGTGATTTATGCTCCTCAAATACAGTTGTTGCATTTAAAAGCGCCTGTAGGTGGATTTAGAAAACCACATCTTTTTCCGTGGCAAGAAGACGAGGTTCAACCGAAGCCTTCACCGCAAATCATGTACCATCGTAAGAAGAATTATACTGCCAAACAATTATTAGGATACAAAGTCACTTTGTTCATCAAGTTTTACAAGGATTATTCTATTAAGAATCCTATATCTTATTATAAATATTTTAAAAAGGCTTGGAATAAAAGTATGTATTGGTCTCAAAAATTAGCTCCAGATGCAAAAGTGTAA
- a CDS encoding serine O-acetyltransferase, with protein MKFSKDIKRYTDYSGKPAIIMLLTQQGLWALLQYRFFNWIYTSSLPKILKWPILGIGVLKLKGIEVLTGITIPYSATIGEGFYIGHHSGIIINAGAIIGKNCNISQGVTIGVSGRGDKRGIPVIGDYVYIGANATVAGKINIGDKAVIGANSLVVTDVAAGTTVVGVPAVKVSNNDSADYIL; from the coding sequence ATGAAGTTTTCTAAAGACATAAAAAGATATACCGATTATAGTGGGAAACCTGCCATTATCATGCTGCTCACACAGCAAGGCTTGTGGGCCTTATTGCAGTACCGCTTCTTTAACTGGATTTATACATCTTCATTACCTAAGATTTTAAAATGGCCTATATTAGGAATAGGAGTGCTCAAGTTAAAGGGTATTGAAGTGCTTACAGGAATTACAATCCCTTACAGTGCCACCATAGGAGAGGGGTTTTATATAGGTCATCATTCTGGAATCATCATTAATGCAGGAGCCATCATTGGAAAAAATTGCAATATATCGCAAGGAGTTACCATTGGAGTAAGTGGTCGTGGAGATAAACGCGGTATTCCAGTTATAGGAGATTATGTGTACATAGGAGCAAATGCAACAGTAGCAGGAAAAATTAACATAGGCGACAAAGCTGTTATAGGTGCAAATAGTCTTGTTGTTACAGATGTTGCAGCTGGAACTACGGTAGTAGGAGTTCCAGCGGTTAAGGTTAGTAATAATGACTCAGCCGATTATATTTTATGA
- a CDS encoding glycosyltransferase family 2 protein has translation MQKCKLSLIVCTYMRPEPLSRLLKSVMSQSQVPDEVLIIDGSTDDKTELLFQDSSEFRIQSSELDSSTLHSSSSSSSSSKLRYFQVPAEHRGLTKQRNYGIERVGSDIDIVAFLDDDTLLDPDYFKQLIDTYTQFPNAIGVGGYITNEVSWEPTETEDKNDLNYFYYDGYRRKESSRYILRRKLGLAQQTPPAVYPEFGHGRSVSFLPPSGKIYQVEQLMGGVSSFPLSVLKEHKFSEYFEGYGLYEDADFTLRLSHIGDLYVNTAAQLEHHHDAAGRPNKYAYGKMVVRNGWYVWRVRHPKPSFKNKLKWYQITLLLTAIRFLNIFTTRERKEAFTEAIGRSVGIISLLFNKPK, from the coding sequence ATGCAAAAGTGTAAACTAAGCCTTATTGTTTGTACCTACATGAGACCAGAACCCTTATCCAGGTTGCTGAAATCTGTGATGTCACAATCTCAAGTGCCCGATGAGGTGTTGATTATTGATGGTTCTACTGATGATAAAACGGAGTTGTTATTTCAAGATAGTTCAGAGTTCAGAATTCAGAGTTCAGAGTTGGATAGTTCCACTCTCCATTCAAGTTCAAGTTCAAGTTCAAGTTCAAAATTAAGATATTTCCAAGTGCCAGCAGAACATCGCGGCTTGACCAAACAACGCAATTACGGAATTGAAAGAGTAGGTAGCGATATAGATATTGTTGCTTTTCTAGACGACGATACCCTACTTGATCCAGATTATTTTAAGCAATTAATAGATACCTATACGCAATTCCCAAATGCTATAGGAGTTGGTGGCTACATTACCAATGAAGTTTCTTGGGAGCCAACAGAAACAGAAGATAAAAACGACCTTAATTATTTCTACTATGATGGTTACCGTCGTAAAGAAAGCAGCCGGTATATACTGAGGAGAAAATTAGGTCTCGCACAACAAACCCCTCCAGCCGTTTATCCGGAATTTGGACATGGTAGATCAGTTAGTTTCTTACCGCCCTCAGGTAAAATATATCAAGTGGAACAATTGATGGGAGGTGTGTCTAGTTTTCCCTTATCCGTATTAAAAGAGCATAAATTTTCAGAATATTTTGAAGGATATGGCTTATATGAGGATGCAGATTTCACACTGCGATTATCACATATAGGAGATTTATATGTCAATACGGCCGCACAATTAGAACACCATCACGATGCGGCAGGAAGACCGAATAAGTATGCTTATGGAAAAATGGTGGTGCGCAACGGCTGGTACGTATGGAGAGTAAGACATCCTAAACCTTCTTTTAAAAATAAATTAAAATGGTATCAAATCACCCTATTGCTTACTGCTATTAGATTTCTCAATATCTTTACTACTCGGGAACGCAAAGAAGCCTTTACTGAAGCAATAGGAAGAAGTGTAGGAATTATCAGTTTACTCTTCAATAAACCTAAATAA
- a CDS encoding glycosyltransferase family 4 protein, with protein MHIAYLTPEYPHKKISNAGGMGTSIKNLVEALAAIGHKTSVFVYGQKEDGVFEEANITFHLIAQKTYRLGGFYFYRKHLERYIKDNSKGIDVLEAPDWTGITAFMNLKTPLVIRFHGSDTYFCHIENRPQKWKNRFFEKNAVKKASAFIAPTHYAGEVSMRLFDLPLDRLKVIHYGLQLENFQNNQPENYIPYTLLNIGTLIRKKGVFQLIEIFNKLVELEPKSSLIFIGGDSGDVLTGATSTWELMKRKMTANAAARISYLGKIPYDDVQAQMKKAHVCVFPSLAETLGMVTIESMALKKAVVNTNIGWAQDLIDHGVDGFMHHPDHTDVYVATLQHLFKDQELVKKIGQAARVKIEARFDINKIVGQNLEYYKSVCSQ; from the coding sequence ATGCACATCGCCTACCTCACACCAGAATATCCGCATAAAAAAATCAGCAATGCTGGTGGTATGGGGACCAGTATAAAAAACTTAGTAGAAGCACTAGCGGCAATCGGGCATAAGACTAGCGTATTTGTATATGGGCAAAAAGAAGATGGTGTTTTTGAGGAAGCTAATATTACGTTTCATCTCATAGCTCAAAAGACATATAGATTAGGTGGTTTCTATTTTTACCGCAAGCATTTAGAAAGATATATTAAGGACAACTCCAAAGGCATAGATGTACTGGAAGCTCCAGATTGGACTGGAATTACTGCTTTTATGAATCTAAAAACTCCATTAGTGATTAGGTTTCACGGCAGTGACACTTATTTTTGTCATATTGAAAACAGACCTCAAAAATGGAAGAATAGATTTTTTGAAAAAAATGCAGTAAAAAAAGCAAGCGCATTTATCGCACCTACTCATTATGCAGGAGAAGTATCGATGAGGTTATTTGATTTACCATTGGATCGATTGAAGGTGATACACTACGGATTGCAATTAGAGAATTTTCAAAACAACCAACCAGAAAACTATATTCCATATACCCTACTTAATATAGGAACATTGATCCGTAAAAAAGGAGTGTTTCAGTTGATAGAAATATTTAATAAACTGGTCGAATTAGAGCCTAAAAGCAGCCTGATTTTTATAGGTGGGGATAGTGGAGATGTTCTAACCGGTGCTACTTCTACTTGGGAATTAATGAAAAGAAAAATGACCGCAAATGCTGCAGCTCGAATTTCTTACCTAGGTAAAATACCTTATGACGACGTACAAGCACAGATGAAGAAAGCTCATGTTTGTGTTTTTCCATCACTTGCCGAAACACTGGGAATGGTCACTATCGAGTCCATGGCTTTAAAAAAGGCAGTGGTAAATACCAATATAGGATGGGCACAAGATTTAATAGATCATGGAGTGGATGGTTTTATGCATCATCCAGATCATACTGATGTGTATGTAGCTACTTTGCAACATTTATTCAAAGATCAAGAGTTGGTAAAAAAAATAGGTCAAGCCGCTAGAGTAAAAATAGAGGCAAGATTTGATATCAATAAAATAGTAGGTCAGAATTTAGAGTATTATAAAAGTGTTTGTTCCCAATGA